The nucleotide window AGTGCAGGTTAGAACAGAAGTGGTAGATCAGTGAAAACAATGGGAGCAATTAGTGAGTTTAGACCCTTGTTAAAGAGATTAGTGATCAAACAAACCTCTTACAGCTGCCTTGCCCAATCCAAGCCCAAAAGTCGGACAAAAAAAATGATCCTTTTGTTTTCCTCTCCGCTCGTCTGTAAGGTTAGTATCCACCGGTGACTGGGGAAAAAACCCTCCTCTTCGAGCCTTCAAGTCCAAGTTCCACGTTCCCAGTAATCTATAAGAGACAGTAGTCACTGGGAGAGAACAACTCtactttccccctctctttctttctttctctgctcGGCTCCGTCAAATATGGACTTCTATCTCCTTGAACCTGGAGGAGaggtgcgtgcctgtgtgtacgCATGAGTGTCAGTCTTGAAAGTGAACCAGCGAGTCTGTGTTTGTGCTGTGATTTGATCCCTCCTCTAACTtgcacccactctctctctccagtgtagGTAAGTAGCAAACAATAAGGGTAACTCCATCCCCCTATCTCGTCCCCTGGCGTTTAATGTTCAAAGCTCCACACCTCTGAGTGTGTTAGGCCCCCTCATGGCTACATTCCTCCCAGGCTGGGCTTACCTGTGTGGGCTTGAGCCTGGGAGTGGCAGAGAACAGAACACTGCCTGGAGGTTATGGGAAACAGTCAAAGTCAAGCGTATACAAAGACCTGGAGTTCTGTATTACAGTTTTCCAACCcctgtcctccagtaccccaacagtggttcctaactccagtcctccaacagtggttcccaactccagtcctccagtaccccaacagtggttcccaactccagtcctccagtaccccaacaagggttcccaactccagtcctccagtaccccaacagtggttcccaaccccagtcctccagtaccccaacagtggttcccaactccagtcctccagtaccccaacagtggttcccaactccagtcctccagtaccccaacaagggttcccaactccagtcctccagtaccccaacaagGGTTCCCAACCcctgtcctccagtaccccaacaagGGTTCCCAACCcctgtcctccagtaccccaacagtggttcccaactccagtcctccagtaccccaacagtggttcccaactccagtcctccagtaccccaacaagggttcccaactccagtcttccagtaccccaacagtggttcccaactccagtcctccagtacatccgtcagcacacatttttgttgcagccccagacaagcacacctgattcaacttgtcaactaatcatcatgcCCTCattgagttgaatcaggtgaatttgttcagggctacaacaaaaatgtgtatttTGGGGGATATTCGAGGACTGGAATTGAGAAACACTGCTGTATTGGACTCGcacatacctgtgtgtgtgtgtgtgtgtgtgtgtgtgtgtgtgtgtgtgtgtgtgtgtgtgtgtgtgtatacagggaCTTTCTATCGCAAATACACACCAATTAGTGGCATGATATCCCACTGTGCAAGAACCTTTCTTGAActtgaaaaacacacacacactcctaagcTGTGCATGCAGCTGGGTAAATGAGGTGGAACAGAGGGTGTCCAGTAATGAACATTCCTAGGACCAGAGACCAGGGGGGACAGAGACCAGGGGGAGCAGAGACCAGGGGGAGCAGAGACCAGGGGgagcagagaccagagaccagggggagcagagaccagagaccagggggagtagagaccagagaccagggggatcagagaccagagaccaggggAGCAGAGACCAGGGGGAGCAGAGACCAGGGGGGAGACCAGAGACCAGGGGgagcagagaccagagaccagggggagcagagaccagagaccagggggagcagagaccagagaccagggggagcagagaccagagaccaggggGAGTAGAGACCAGAGACCTGGGGACCAGACACCAGGAGGAGCAGAGACCAGGGGGAGCAGAGACCAGGGGGAGCAGAGACCAGGGGAAGCAGAGACCCGGAGGagcagagaccagagaacagggGGAGTAGAGACCAGAGACCTGGGGACCAGACACCAGGAGGAGCAGAGACCAGGGGGAGCAGAGACCAGGGGGagcagagaccagagaacagggGGAGCAGAGGGCACCAGACTCAGTCATCATACCCACCTGGCACACTAACCCTCTCTCAGGGATCACCTCTGACCTGCATTCTGActagggtgtgtgtgagtgtgttatagaAGAGTTGCATGCACTTTCACACACTgtggaatacagtatatatacatatgACCACATCATGTATTGTACTACCACCAGCTCTATTGAAAAGAGCTACAGACATTAACTCTAGGCTGCATCTGTTACTGTTCACTTTGGAGGGGATATGACCTCTGCCCCGACCAGACCAGCTGTTACAGGTTACACAACCCCTGTGGCTAGACCTGCTCTTACTGGAGAAACCACTGTCCAGTGTCCACACACAGCCCATGAGACCCAGATCAAGACCAAGGCAGTATATCTATGGGGTCTTAAGACTCGGGAGACCGAGACTCTTTGGTCCAGAGAGGAATGAACACACATCAAAACAGGCTTATTCAGCAACCAGAGAACAGGAGCTGCACAGTGCAGCAAAAAgggactatcgccctgtagcactcacctctgtcatcctgaagtgctttgagagtcaaggatcatatcacctctaccttacccgacaccctagaccccacttcaatttgcataccgccccaatagatccacagacgatgcaatcgccatcacactgcacactgccctatctcatctggacaagaggaatacctatgtaagaatgctgttaattttctatagctcagcattcaacaccatagtaccctccaagctcatccttaagctcggggccctgggtctgaaccccgccctgtgcaactgggtcctggacttcctgacgggccgcccccaggtggtgaaggtaggaaacaacatctccacttcgctgatcctcaacactagggcaccacaagggtgcgtgctcagccccctcctgtactccctgttcacccatgactgcgtggccaagcacacttccaactcaatcatcaagtttgcagacgacacaacagttgattaccaacaatgacgagacagcctacagggaggaggtgagggctctgggagtgtggtgccagaaaaatacagtgggggaaaaaagtatgtagtcagccaccaattgtgcaagttctcccacttaaaaagatgagagaggcctgtaattttcatcataggtacacgtcaactatgacagacaaattgaggggaaaaaatccagaaaatcacattgtaggattttttatgaatttatttgcaaattatggtggaaaataagtatttggtcacctacaaacaagcaagatttctggctctcacagacctgtaacttcttctttaagaggctcctctgtcctccacttgttacctgtattaatggcacctgtttgaacttgttatcagtataaaagacacctgtccacaacctcaaacagtcacactccaaactccactatggccaagaccaaagagctgtcaaaggacaccagaaacaaaattgtagacctgcaccaggctgggaagactgaatctgcaataggtaagcagcttggtttgaagaaatcaactgtgggagcaattattaggaaatggaagacatacaagaccactgataatctccctcgatctggggctccacgcaagatctcaccccatggggtcaaaatgatcacaagaacggtgagcaaaaatcccagaaccacacggggggacctagtgaatgacctgcagagagctgggaccaaagtaacaaagcctaccatcagtaacacactacgccgccagggactcaaatcctgcagtgccagacgtgtccccctgcttaagccagtacatgtccaggcccgtctgaagtttgctagagtgcatttggatgatccagaagaggattgggagaatgtcatatggtcagatgaaaccaaaatagaactttctggtcaaaattcaactcgtcgtgtttggaggacgaagaatgctgagttgcatccaaagaacaccatacctactgtgaagcatgggggtggaaacatcatgctttggggctgtttttctgcaaagggaccaggacgactgatccgtgtaaaggaaagaatgaatggggccatgtatcgtgagattttgagtgaaaacctccttccatcagcaagggcattgacgatgaaacgtggctgggtctttcagcatgacaatgatcccaaacacaccgcccgggcaacgaaggagtggcttcgtaagaagcatttcaaggtcctggagtggcctagccagtctccagatctcaaccccatagaaaatctttggagggagttgaaagtccctgttgcccagcgacagccccaaaacatcactgctctagaggagatctgcatggaggaatgggccaaaataccagcaacagtgtgtgaaaaccttgtaagacttacagaaaacgtttgacctgtgtcattgccaacaaagggtatataacaaagtattgagaaacttttgttattgaccaaatacttattttccaccatcatttgcaaataaattcattaaaaatcctacaatgtgattttctggagaaaaaaaatctcattttgtctgtcatagttgacgtgtacctatgatgaaaattacaggcctctcatctttttaagtgggagaacttgcacaattggtggctgactaaatacttttttcccccactgtaacctctcactcaacgtcaacaaaacaaagggggtgcacccacctatccacatcgacgggaccgcagtggagaaggtggaaagcttcaagttccttggcgtacacatcactgacaaactgaaatggaccacacacacagacagtgtggtgaagaaggcgcaacagagcctcttcaacctcaggaggctgaagaaatgtggcttggcacctaaaaccctcactaacctttacagatgcacaattgagagcatcctgttgggctgtatcaccacctggtacggcaactgcaccgccgcaaccgcaaggctctccagagggtggtgcggtctgaccaacacattaccgggggcaaactacccgcccaccaggatacctacagcacccgatgtcacaggaaggccaaaaagatcatcaaggacatcaatcacacgagccactgcctgttcaccccgctatcatccagaaggcgaggtcagtacaggtgcatcaaagctgggaccgagagactgaaaaacagcttctatctcaaggccatcagactgttaaacagacatcactagcacattataggctgctgcctatagacattgactagaaatcactggccactttaagaaatggaacactagccactttagtaatgtttacatgtcttgcattactcatctcatatgtattactgtattctatactattctactgtatcttagtccatgccactctgacatcgctcatccatatatgtatatattcttaattcattccttacttagatttgtgtgtattgggtatatgttgtgaaattgttagatatcacTTGTTAGATagtactgcactgtcagagccagaagcacaagcatttcgctacacccactataacatctgctcaACACGtgtatgtggccaataaaatttgttttgatttgaaaAGTGCcccaaaactcctggccctactcATACTGTATTCAGACTTTTGTCTGGCATACGGTGACTCAAGAGGTGATAAAATAGCCTTTTCCTCCACAACGGACTGTTTGGAAAGGGCATAATTAAAACAGAACACAGCCCTGCTCATATAAACCACATTAGGGATTGACAATGGTTTAGTTCTCTCCAGAGGAATAGAAATGTTGCAAAACACCACTcccgccccctccctccctccatggttTTTTGCCAATGTTGCCAATCCAAACATCACTTTGCCTTCATTCTCGATTGAGGGAGAGAGTTCTAGGGTGTTTCTTGCCtacaatttgtatttatttatttttgcgcAAGGGTTCTACTGTCAGCAGTGGTAGGAGAGTAGGGCGTACTTCATCTTGAACATTACAGGTAAGACATTCACACAGTCCAGTATACCTCCTCTCAGGTGTTGTATGAACCATCTTGACAAGAAGATTAGACCGACTATCACAATGCACATAACACAAAGGCCTACTGGAGGCATGTTGAATAGGCCCACAGAGTAAGCCATTCAAGCCAATCTGATGGTAACAAAGAATTTGATATTGGTATAGTGACATGCAGCCAGGCAACCTAACCCAAAGACCTGTAaccagagaaagggacagggcaacaactcttacaattcccaACTATTTTTTTCatatatttgttgtttttttcctcaCAGAATTTTCAGGGTACAACACCTCTACTTCCCATGGCTATGAGGCGATGCCATTCTGTAAAGCATATATTTGACACTGCAGACAAATCAATAACTATAGCCTAGTCGGCCCTTTTTGTCTAAAGGTAGGTGCTTGCTGAATAGTGCAAACTGATATGGAACTGATCTAGGCTACAGATTTAAATGTTACTCTAAAATAACTTACTTCAAGTGCAACAGTGCTGCGCGCCTTAGGTCAATGCAAGGCAGGTAGTTCGTTGCCGACGCAAGGTGGTAGCCCCCCGGATACACGTGAAGTTGACACGCTTCAGCTACATTTAGCCTACCATATTGCTCTAAATCCAGTCAAAATGTCATTGCATACAAAATGTCCAAGTTTAGAACTTTTTGGACAGTCTCCCCAACCGATTCTTCCCAAATCCAACTCTTGCGCTTTGTTCCAACACACTGTCCAGTGCCAAACTCGGATTTCCATGACAAAAGCGCGCGTTCAATATAGTCTTTGtgcagttttttcttcttctatgaAACGGGTTCAAACACGGCCAATGAGACATATGGCCTGTTTCTCGGGGGAGTGGGACACCAATTCATGAAGACATACCCTAGGCTACATAAGTGCTTGGCGTTTCAGTGCATTTTGTCCAAATGTGTTAGACTTCAGTAGCTAGCCTATCATTCTTTAGGCTATCTATGTTTTAAAAGAGTATATCTAATTTTCACAATGGATAATGTTTTAGACAATTAGACCTCTTATTCACCAAGTACATTGAGTCATACCTGTGTCAGTGTACCAGATGGaaggtctgttgtgttgaggcaAGGTTTAGGCCTGTTCAGCACTTTAATAGCTGTACACTGGGTGTGTCTCTGACTCACCTCtgtgcagaaacacacacacacacgattccAAGGACAGGCCCAGATCAgccaaaatagtgtgtgtgtgtgtgtgtgtgtgtgtgtatgctgggtAGGACTGCTATGCAGAAGCTACAGATGAAATGCAGCCTGCAGGCATGTATCTCAGCACACTTCCATAAAACAGTATTTAACCCaacaacacagggaggggagggagatggaaagagagaaatAAGTACTGACATAACAGGGGGACAGAAAGAGACAAGTAGTAGAAACTGATTTTGCACAAGCAGAATAAAGATTCATTACATACTGAACCTCATACTGTTTCTAGTTCTCCACTCATCTGGTTTTACAGTTCAGGAGCATCTTGGGGAGCCGAGCCAGTGGTGGTGGGACGATATCCAGGAGAGCATGCCAGTGGCTCTGAACCacagctgacagacagacagacgtcttCCATATTCTTAGCTGACATTCCTGAGACAGAGAAATATCTGGGTGGTGGGCCCCATCACGTCTAACAAGCTGAAAAAAAACACAATCATATTCACTTTAAACAAATGTTTGTTCATTTACAAACGTCTCAAGATTGGTCTGAAAATGCCTTGGATGTGACTTCATACTCTTTCATGGCTTCCTTTCCATAAATCACCACTGACAGGTGAAATGACTGGATGGGTTATCACCATATTGGCTTTCACTCTTTACAGCAACAAAAAAACTAAAGCCCTCTTCACTCATCAAAAGACAAACCAGCCACCTGTGACGACTTCAATACACTGATAAATGATACAGTTAAGACTTACTACAGGCTTCTAAGTACTCAAATCCAAATGGCGCTATGGGGATCTgtggagggtaagctgatcctagatctgtgcctaagggcAACTTTAACTCAAACGGCACTTACTCTAGTGAACGACTACTCTGAACTATGACCTCCCGCGGTGCTTCAAAAGACTGCCGAGTGGGGCAGTGTTTTATCCTTCCTGCTGGATGGAACTCAGATGGAGAGATAGAAGATGGGAAGAGGTGAAGGATGGGTGTAAATCACAACCGCACCTGGACACAAATACCCAGGGAAGGGTGGAatggagagagtgtgagagaggaaaagggagagagagagcgagaggaaaatagagtgagtgagtgagagtgaggaagagagtgagtgatgaaagagagagtgagtgaggaaagagagaaaggaaaagagagagagagaagcaggaatTCCTCCAGCCAGATTCAGACCAGTGGCTGAAGTCAACAGCACTGGAACACAATAACATCCCTTCATTTCCAGACAGAACATTCAAAAGCTTATGTACAGtatgaaaagtatttgatcatAGTTATTTTATCTTACATTATGTATAAAACACAGTTGCTATTGAAGCCAAGACAAGTGTACAAGAACGGGCACACAGTCCGATTGAAAAGGCAGTATGACGTTTGTTTTATTGACcgtaccatcatcatcatcatcatcagtgatATATAtgtacatttgtaaaaaatattcCCCTTAAACTCTTTGAATAGGTCATTTAAAATTAAATGAGGCAAGAAACGTTGATGCAAATGTCCATAGTCTGAGTATTCCCCTTTCAGCCTTACTAGACCGCATCCAAGTACATTCTCAAAACACAGTCCAGGATATAGTACAGATTCACTGTGGGTAGACAGGAAATCATGTTGTAAAGCCCAAAAATAATACAAAGATATACTTTACCATAACAGGTGGGTGGATACTGTAAGAAACCATTTACAGGAGGAAGTAAGAAACCATTTACAGGAGGAAGAAAGAAACCATTTTACAGGAGGATAAAGGAACAACTTTACAGGAGGAAGTAAGAAACCATTTACAGGAGGAAGAAAGAAACCATTTACAGGAGGAAGAAAGAAACCATTTTACAGGAGAATAAAGGAACAACTTTACAGGATGATAAAATAAACCATTTTACAGGAGGAAGAAAGAAACCATTTTACAGGAGGATAAAGGAACAACTTTACAGGAGGAAGAAAGAAACCATTTTACAGGAGAATAAAGGAACAACTTTACAGGATGATAAAAGAAACCATTTTACAGGAGGAAGAAAGAAACCATTTTACAGGAGGATAAAGGAACAACTTTACAGGAGGAAGAAAGAAACCATTTACAGGTGGAAGAAAGAAACCATTTACAGGAGGAAGAAAGAAACCATTTACAGGAGGAAGAAAGAAACCATTTACAGGAGGAAGACAGAAACCATTTACAGGAGGAAGAAAGAAACCATTTACAGGAGGAAGAAAGAAACCATTTACAGGAGGAAGAAAGAAACCATTTACAGGAGGAAGTAACAGAGAGACAACCTCTCCAAGTTTCAGACATGAGGCTAATATCTTATCCCATAACTAGGCTACTTCCTAGGTAGGATGGTTTTCCCAATGGACAGTCATTAGCTAACATCTAAACCCAGTTTCTAGCTGacagaaacacaaacagatcAATGGATAACTTCAACAGAGTGCTGACTGGAGAGCTGGATGAAAAAGGAGCCTCACATTGATATTCATAAAAATGTACAGACAAAGAGTCTTATTAAATCTCAAATCAGGATTGAGTCCTTTGACCATATGCTATAAATCCAATCATCccagagacagaaggagagaaggTCTTGTATGGCAAGGAGGGATGAATATAGAAATGTGACGTCCATATTGTCTGAAGacattctctctcactcttcattCTTTTAGCAATACAGTCACACAGGACCATACACCAACACacttctctctcttacacacgttctcatccatccatccatccatccaaaacACACACTTCCTCCTCGTGCCTGTTCACTGCTTGGCTTTCTTCAGGATGGTGCCCACGGCAGAGATTACGGTGGTCTTGGTTCCGCTGGCGGTGGTCGTCACGGAGACGACCCCTGGCAGGGTTGCCGTGGTAGTGAGCAGGGTGGGCTGGGCCAGGGTCACCGGCACCGCAGAGTCCCACTTACTCTTCCTCTTCTGAGCTTCTGGTggggggaggagagcgagagagagaaaggacaggagagagagacaggacggagagagagcgaggacgGGGGAGAGCGACagaggacgggagagagagaggggaagagagaagatgggatagagagagagaggagagagagaagatgggagagagagagagagcgagaggagagagagaagatgggagagagagagaggatggagggagaggggagagagagagagaagatgggagagagagagagagaagatgggagagagagagagaagatggagggagaggggagagagagagagaagatgggagagagagagagatggagggagaggggagagagagagagaagatgggagagagagagagaagatgggagagagagagagagaagatgagagagagagagagaagatgggagagagagagaagatgggagagagagagagaagatgggagagagagagagagaagatgggggagagagagagagaagatgggggagagagagagagaagatgggagagagagagaagatgggagagagagagaagatgggagagagagaagatgggggagagagagagagagaagatgggagagagagagagaaatagtgaaTGGGAGAGAAAAGGGAACCAGATATAATCTGAATCTTTCTTTCAGGAAGGTCATGTTTCTATAGCGGGgggtttctctctgtttctatagTGGGgggtttctctctgtttctatagTGGGgggtttctctctgtttctatagTGGGGGTTTCTGTCTGTTTCTATAGTGGgggcttctctctgtttctatagCGGGGGCTTCTCTCTGTTTCCGGGGCTCTCTGTTTCTACAGTGGGgggcttctctctgtttctacagTGGGgggcttctctctgtttctatagCGGGgggcttctctctgtttctacagTGGgggcttctctctgtttctatagcgggggcttctctctgtttctacagTGGGaggcttctctctgtttctacagTGGGGGCTTCTCTCTTGTCTGTTTCTACAGTGGGgggcttctctctgtttctacagTGGGgggcttctctctgtttctatagCGGGgggcttctctctgtttctacagTGGGgggcttctctctgtttctatagCGGGgggcttctctctgtttctacagTGGGaggcttctctctgtttctatagCGGGGGGCTTCTCTGGGCTTGTCTCTGTTTCTATAGTGGGGGGGGGGGCTTGTCTCTCTGCCAGTGACagtagtggtggtgttgctggTGATACCTGTGACTGTACCTGTACCTGTGACTGTACCTGTACCTGTGACTGTACCTGTATCTGTACCTGTGACTGTACCTGTATCTGTACCTGTGACTGTACCTGTGACTGTACCTGTGactgtagtagcagcagcagtattgGTTGTGGGAACTGCTGCGTTGGTGGGGTTGCTGCCCTTCTTAGTGGCCGTCACAAACTCAATCTAGGACAGAGAAGACAAAACACTTTATCACACTTGTACTGCAGAGGGCTGAGCTGGGCTGGGCGGTGTTGACGTGGTGTTGCGATGAGACTTAATCTCTTGGCAGGACACTTGAACATAAAGTACAGGCAGTTTGTGGCAACATGCCCCTGACATAGACTGATTACAGAACAGCCCTGTTTGTGATTGGTGAAACAGGAGAGCAGTAAATGAGAGTACAGAGTTGGCAAAGCTATTTTCTCTGTACGGGTTATATTTAACAGAGATTGAGCATTGCATTAGAGGAAGGCATGTGTTAGTTTTGTGAGGGGGGTTGAAAACAGGTGTATTGTAATTCAGGTTACCTCAGGTGCCCTCTTCAAGTCAAATAAAACGCCCGTGTCCCTCACCTTCGTCCTGTCCTTCTTGGCTTTCTCCAGTTTCTCCATCTCTGCTTTCTGAGCTTTGGCTGCAGGGAGGGAAAGAAAACTGTTGAGTTGATAGGACATACAGCCACAAACACACCAATGACTTCCTTACCCAGTGCGTCATAGTAGGAGTCCTCTGTCCAGCCGTGGGGATCAAACATGTCTTTAGGGTAGTTGGTTCCCAGTTCATCAATGCCACAGAACTGGATGAGTTTCTCATAGATACtggatagacacacacagacatgtcaACAAATGTATCTGGAAAAGCAACAAGCTTATCGTCGACATGATCATAACTCtaggaatctgtgtgtgtgtgtgagtgtacctGGGATTCCTGAACTCTTTTTTCCTCTGAATGTGGTTGTTTGTGTCAAAGCCTCCATGTAGATTCTTCTCATACAGCTTCTGGATCTTCACCTGTTGACAGAAAACCAACATATCTGATATGTAACACAGGAGTCAAATCCCCACTAGTAAAGTTCCTACTACAAGTTTCTAATACCTCAGGGAAATATTTGGCAACCAGGCTCCAGGGAGCCGGGGCCTGTCAACTGGAGCCAGGGGGATCCACTACGATAAATTAGCCTTAGAAACGGACAAGATGGAGGATTGGAATGTAATGGCACTACTGTATCTACGGTACTCACAACAGTCCGTTTAATTGGCCCAAGTACTAGGACAAAGGAAGTGTTGAAACGGTCTTCTTTGGAGAGAGACGTGAGCTCTAATGAGCTTTTACTAACACAAGACAGACTACACCCTGGCTAACAGTCCCCAGCCCTTCCTGTGTGTGCGCTGGTGTTAGATGCAGCCTGAGGTGAGGGATATCCAGATAGTGATGAATCATCACTGATTCACTTGATAGAGGGGTGTTGTGGTTTGTTCGCACCCTGAGGCAACGCTATAAAGTGCTGAACTGTtcactcagccagtcagccacACCCTCACCTGCCTCAACATCTACCCAACAAGAGCTACATTCACTTTACTAAACTTCTCCCTTATGGGTAGGGTTAAGATTTGGGGAGGATACGATAATCCTACA belongs to Coregonus clupeaformis isolate EN_2021a chromosome 1, ASM2061545v1, whole genome shotgun sequence and includes:
- the LOC121559800 gene encoding SAP30-binding protein isoform X6, translated to MASGKKSVLLSSLAEYGDDSEPDSNPETEETESHGVGLVSAAYGEDDISRIEDGDDKASGDEERGESSRNSEMDESDEGGDTDDYKEIPEAERRDPNELVALFSEKVRNMSPDKIRIPPEPPGRCSSHLQVKIQKLYEKNLHGGFDTNNHIQRKKEFRNPSIYEKLIQFCGIDELGTNYPKDMFDPHGWTEDSYYDALAKAQKAEMEKLEKAKKDRTKIEFVTATKKGSNPTNAAVPTTNTAAATTVTGTVTEAQKRKSKWDSAVPVTLAQPTLLTTTATLPGVVSVTTTASGTKTTVISAVGTILKKAKQ